The Deinococcus hopiensis KR-140 sequence GCGCCGCTCTTTGCGCCCTGCGCCCCGCTTCTCTCAGTTCCACTCCAGCACCCCTTTTTTCAGGATGTAGAAGTAACCCACCAGCAGCAGCGCCACGAAGGTGATCGCCTCGAAAAAGGCGAAGGGGATCAGCTTCTGGTAGGCCACCGCAAGCGGGTAGAAAAAGGCCGTCTCGATGTCAAACACGATGAACAGCATGGCGACGAGGTAGAAGTGGACTGGAAAGCGCTGACCCGTCCCCACGCCGCCGCCTTCGGGATCGTTGCCGCTCTCGTAGGCCATGAGCTTGATACGCGTGGCTTTCTTCGGCCCCAGGATGGCGGAAACGACGACGGCCAGCACCCCGATCCCCAGGGCCACCAGCAGCATGATGACGAAATTCGCGTACTCGATGGGAGTCTCCCTTCTGCCCCACCACCCTTTTCCGCCTACTCGTGAAAAAACGCACGAGTAACTTGAAAAAAGAGAAGGGGCCTGACGAACTGCACCTGCATCCGACTTTTGATACGCCCAAGTTCTATCACGGAACCCTGCCTGGCACGAATGCAAACGTCACGCTGCGCAGCCGTGACGGGAGGTTTGCACGGCGCGGATTTCGCCGTGTCAACGGGCGAAGCAGCATATAGACAAGCCGAACCGAGGGCCTGGCGCCTCACTTCCGTAAGGTTTGGGGCAAATCGGGTCAGAAATGCTGTGCTGGAGCGGGCGTACTTGGCCCTTGCCACCCGTCTTTGGAGCTGGGAATAGAAGCCCAGAGGAGGGCGTCGCAAAGTCTCCGAGGCCACGCCCAACGCCAGCACCTCCCCGAGCATCAGCAGCAGTGCGCCCCCAGTGAGGCGGCACGTACTGGCTCCCGCCTCTCCGCGGGGCCCAGCAGGAGACGGAAGGCCACACCCTTGAGGGCGTCTGACGGCGCTCTTTTGTTCTCAGCTCAGCAGCTCGGCGAAATCATCCTCTTCGTTGTCGTGGGCCAGCGGGAGGGTGAAGGTGAAGGTGGCCCCGTGACCGCGCTCGGATTCC is a genomic window containing:
- a CDS encoding NADH-quinone oxidoreductase subunit A; the protein is MLLVALGIGVLAVVVSAILGPKKATRIKLMAYESGNDPEGGGVGTGQRFPVHFYLVAMLFIVFDIETAFFYPLAVAYQKLIPFAFFEAITFVALLLVGYFYILKKGVLEWN